A genome region from Arachis duranensis cultivar V14167 chromosome 8, aradu.V14167.gnm2.J7QH, whole genome shotgun sequence includes the following:
- the LOC107462442 gene encoding FRIGIDA-like protein 3 isoform X1, whose translation MGKKKLLESRCSPCYINDMMRHLEKTHSDAKLAEIEAIGFGFLRHIPKWPVKQDIMVALARSYNLDRNTLQLDAANISINADLIGRVFGLPSGGDDFPSFNDKNAAHVAVKNQFHRRTQTELRKFIYECSMESEADRMEFRRHFILVVLKMFLCPTTQPAISAWHIPPILDVSNPRRFIWPMKIFNWLKQAIKKYQLKKNKTCEGCMFALLVLYFQRLKHGQLEHCQEPEPWISAWTAEELEKKAINVLDEFQTRPKRERLSFFQIRKRSLGDSDDDYPVSTGMEESDSNDNIPLSSRIALNSSLATSISKNDSSVQKVLPEPQKRNMLDCDHDDDIPVSTKMCSSQNYVQQAKKLKMSENASKHNLLPSLKEEETSITHLKGKEILSGQYSEECQKKREAANQKFHLLEKDIEELSKKLECKKKQFDSIHGQLSSYSSNVEVKKKEYERLQRGIEGQIKELESKEKRFSARMEDIELKERQIDERMMKLYSKEKQFEGQLEEVESIRKKYESKLKKILFKQKQVEAQSKELEAKMMQHEASVKSFKEQKQEVANYTDNQSSTDKGSFRLFSSEPNDRDILDVLQSFSDPAKVTLDIIKDPIDSHCKKVDQAMAIDDSHIFLLEQLMKISPDIASHVREEAMELALHMKANMRLSIDNSLVVLSFLMILSIYKLVSSFDEDEVLKLFEIVAHHKPAIEVFQMIGFADKISDFVENLIKNEQYIEAVRFICAYDLAEKNLAADLFRKHVNKAKLTCESSCKEPKSIKIKAAKQEITSLKTVLQCISENNQECEDLVKEIQDRILEVEKLKRMIVTTSIKKNLQYLL comes from the exons ATGGGCAAAAAG AAATTGTTAGAGTCAAGGTGCTCACCCTGTTATATTAATGATATGATGCGCCATCTAGAAAAGACCCATTCCGATGCGAAGTTAGCGGAAATAGAAGCTATAGGCTTCGGATTCTTGAGGCACATCCCAAAGTGGCCTGTGAAGCAGGACATCATGGTGGCGTTGGCAAGGTCCTACAACCTTGATAGAAATACATTGCAGCTGGATGCTGCCAACATTTCAATTAACGCCGATTTAATTGGGCGTGTTTTCGGACTCCCTTCTGGTG GCGACGACTTCCCCTCTTTTAACGACAAGAATGCAGCTCATGTGGCAGTGAAAAATCAGTTCCATAGAAGAACACAGACCGAACTTCGCAAGTTCATATACGAATGCTCAATGGAAAGTGAAGCGGACAGGATGGAGTTTAGAAGACATTTCATATTAGTTGTTTTGAAAATGTTCTTGTGCCCCACAACCCAACCAGCAATCTCGGCATGGCACATTCCCCCAATTCTGGATGTTTCCAATCCAAGAAGATTCATTTGGCCAATGAAGATTTTCAACTGGTTGAAACAGGCAATCAAAAAGTACCAACTTAAAAAGAACAAGACATGCGAAGGTTGCATGTTCGCCTTGTTG GTATTGTACTTCCAACGGCTGAAACATGGCCAGTTAGAGCATTGTCAAGAACCGGAGCCATGGATTTCTGCATGGACTGCTGAGGAGCTAGAGAAGAAGGCAATAAATGTTCTTGACGAG TTTCAAACACGGCCTAAGAGAGAGAGACTAAGCTTCTTTCAGATAAGGAAAAGGTCTCTAGGTGATTCAGATGATGATTATCCAGTGAGTACTGGAATGGAAGAGTCTGATAGTAATGACAATATTCCTTTGTCATCACGCATAGCTCTGAATTCAAGTTTAGCAACATCCATCAGTAAAAATGATAGCTCTGTTCAAAAGGTTCTTCCTGAACCTCAGAAACGAAATATGCTCGATTGTGACCATGATGATGATATTCCCGTGAGTACTAAGATGTGTAGTTCCCAAAACTATGTGCAGCAGGCCAAGAAATTAAAGATGTCGGAAAATGCTTCAAAACATAACTTACTCCCTTCTTTGAAAGAGGAAGAGACTTCTATAACACATTTGAAAGGAAAAGAGATATTGTCGGGTCAGTATTCAGAGGAATgccaaaagaagagagaagctgCAAATCAGAAATTTCACTTGCTAGAGaaagatattgaggagctctcGAAAAAGcttgaatgcaagaagaaacaATTTGATTCTATTCACGGACAATTGAGTTCATATTCTTCAAATGTTgaagtaaaaaagaaagaatatgaaAGGTTGCAAAGAGGCATCGAGGGACAGATAAAGGAGCTTGAGTCGAAAGAAAAGCGATTTTCTGCACGAATGGAAGACATTGAGTTGAAGGAGAGGCAAATTGACGAACGAATGATGAAACTCTATTCAAAAGAGAAGCAATTTGAAGGCCAATTGGAGGAAGTTGAATCAATCAGGAAGAAATATGAAAGCAAATTGAAGAAGATCCTATTCAAACAGAAGCAAGTTGAAGCTCAATCAAAAGAGCTTGAGGCTAAAATGATGCAGCATGAAGCATCTGTAAAATCATTCAAAGAGCAAAAACAAGAAG TTGCAAATTACACAGATAATCAATCTTCTACTGATAAAGGGAGTTTTCGACTTTTCTCAAGTGAACCAAATGATAGAGACATTTTAGATGTTCTCCAATCGTTCTCAGATCCAGCAAAAGTCACTTTGGATATAATTAAGGATCCTATTGATTCACATTGTAAGAAGGTAGATCAAGCTATGGCTATAGATGATAGCCACATCTTCCTTCTTGAGCAGCTGATGAAAATCTCACCAGATATTGCATCTCATGTTAGAGAGGAGGCAATGGAGCTTGCTCTTCATATGAAAGCTAATATGAGATTAAGTATTGACAATTCATTGGTGGTTCTAAGTTTCCTAATGATCTTGTCAATTTATAAACTAGTATCCTCCTTTGATGAAGATGAAGTTTTAAAGCTTTTTGAAATTGTTGCTCACCACAAGCCAGCTATTGAGGTCTTCCAGATGATTGGTTTCGCAGATAAAATCTCTG ATTTTGTTGAGAATCTTATCAAGAATGAGCAGTATATCGAAGCTGTCAGATTCATTTGTGCATATGACTTGGCAGAGAAGAATCTAGCGGCTGATCTCTTTCGAAAACATGTGAACAAGGCAAAATTGACATGTGAGAGCAGTTGCAAGGAACCTAAGTCTATTAAG ATCAAAGccgcaaaacaagaaatcacaaGCCTCAAAACTGTTCTGCAGTGCATTTCGGAGAACAACCAAGAATGTGAAGATCTGGTTAAGGAGATTCAAGATCGCATTCTAGAGGTAGAAAAGCTTAAGAGAATGATTGTAACGacatctataaaaaaaaatttacaatacCTTTTGTAA
- the LOC107462442 gene encoding FRIGIDA-like protein 3 isoform X2 — protein MGKKKLLESRCSPCYINDMMRHLEKTHSDAKLAEIEAIGFGFLRHIPKWPVKQDIMVALARSYNLDRNTLQLDAANISINADLIGRVFGLPSGGDDFPSFNDKNAAHVAVKNQFHRRTQTELRKFIYECSMESEADRMEFRRHFILVVLKMFLCPTTQPAISAWHIPPILDVSNPRRFIWPMKIFNWLKQAIKKYQLKKNKTCEGCMFALLVLYFQRLKHGQLEHCQEPEPWISAWTAEELEKKAINVLDEFQTRPKRERLSFFQIRKRSLGDSDDDYPVSTGMEESDSNDNIPLSSRIALNSSLATSISKNDSSVQKVLPEPQKRNMLDCDHDDDIPVSTKMCSSQNYVQQAKKLKMSENASKHNLLPSLKEEETSITHLKGKEILSGQYSEECQKKREAANQKFHLLEKDIEELSKKLECKKKQFDSIHGQLSSYSSNVEVKKKEYERLQRGIEGQIKELESKEKRFSARMEDIELKERQIDERMMKLYSKEKQFEGQLEEVESIRKKYESKLKKILFKQKQVEAQSKELEAKMMQHEASVKSFKEQKQEDNQSSTDKGSFRLFSSEPNDRDILDVLQSFSDPAKVTLDIIKDPIDSHCKKVDQAMAIDDSHIFLLEQLMKISPDIASHVREEAMELALHMKANMRLSIDNSLVVLSFLMILSIYKLVSSFDEDEVLKLFEIVAHHKPAIEVFQMIGFADKISDFVENLIKNEQYIEAVRFICAYDLAEKNLAADLFRKHVNKAKLTCESSCKEPKSIKIKAAKQEITSLKTVLQCISENNQECEDLVKEIQDRILEVEKLKRMIVTTSIKKNLQYLL, from the exons ATGGGCAAAAAG AAATTGTTAGAGTCAAGGTGCTCACCCTGTTATATTAATGATATGATGCGCCATCTAGAAAAGACCCATTCCGATGCGAAGTTAGCGGAAATAGAAGCTATAGGCTTCGGATTCTTGAGGCACATCCCAAAGTGGCCTGTGAAGCAGGACATCATGGTGGCGTTGGCAAGGTCCTACAACCTTGATAGAAATACATTGCAGCTGGATGCTGCCAACATTTCAATTAACGCCGATTTAATTGGGCGTGTTTTCGGACTCCCTTCTGGTG GCGACGACTTCCCCTCTTTTAACGACAAGAATGCAGCTCATGTGGCAGTGAAAAATCAGTTCCATAGAAGAACACAGACCGAACTTCGCAAGTTCATATACGAATGCTCAATGGAAAGTGAAGCGGACAGGATGGAGTTTAGAAGACATTTCATATTAGTTGTTTTGAAAATGTTCTTGTGCCCCACAACCCAACCAGCAATCTCGGCATGGCACATTCCCCCAATTCTGGATGTTTCCAATCCAAGAAGATTCATTTGGCCAATGAAGATTTTCAACTGGTTGAAACAGGCAATCAAAAAGTACCAACTTAAAAAGAACAAGACATGCGAAGGTTGCATGTTCGCCTTGTTG GTATTGTACTTCCAACGGCTGAAACATGGCCAGTTAGAGCATTGTCAAGAACCGGAGCCATGGATTTCTGCATGGACTGCTGAGGAGCTAGAGAAGAAGGCAATAAATGTTCTTGACGAG TTTCAAACACGGCCTAAGAGAGAGAGACTAAGCTTCTTTCAGATAAGGAAAAGGTCTCTAGGTGATTCAGATGATGATTATCCAGTGAGTACTGGAATGGAAGAGTCTGATAGTAATGACAATATTCCTTTGTCATCACGCATAGCTCTGAATTCAAGTTTAGCAACATCCATCAGTAAAAATGATAGCTCTGTTCAAAAGGTTCTTCCTGAACCTCAGAAACGAAATATGCTCGATTGTGACCATGATGATGATATTCCCGTGAGTACTAAGATGTGTAGTTCCCAAAACTATGTGCAGCAGGCCAAGAAATTAAAGATGTCGGAAAATGCTTCAAAACATAACTTACTCCCTTCTTTGAAAGAGGAAGAGACTTCTATAACACATTTGAAAGGAAAAGAGATATTGTCGGGTCAGTATTCAGAGGAATgccaaaagaagagagaagctgCAAATCAGAAATTTCACTTGCTAGAGaaagatattgaggagctctcGAAAAAGcttgaatgcaagaagaaacaATTTGATTCTATTCACGGACAATTGAGTTCATATTCTTCAAATGTTgaagtaaaaaagaaagaatatgaaAGGTTGCAAAGAGGCATCGAGGGACAGATAAAGGAGCTTGAGTCGAAAGAAAAGCGATTTTCTGCACGAATGGAAGACATTGAGTTGAAGGAGAGGCAAATTGACGAACGAATGATGAAACTCTATTCAAAAGAGAAGCAATTTGAAGGCCAATTGGAGGAAGTTGAATCAATCAGGAAGAAATATGAAAGCAAATTGAAGAAGATCCTATTCAAACAGAAGCAAGTTGAAGCTCAATCAAAAGAGCTTGAGGCTAAAATGATGCAGCATGAAGCATCTGTAAAATCATTCAAAGAGCAAAAACAAGAAG ATAATCAATCTTCTACTGATAAAGGGAGTTTTCGACTTTTCTCAAGTGAACCAAATGATAGAGACATTTTAGATGTTCTCCAATCGTTCTCAGATCCAGCAAAAGTCACTTTGGATATAATTAAGGATCCTATTGATTCACATTGTAAGAAGGTAGATCAAGCTATGGCTATAGATGATAGCCACATCTTCCTTCTTGAGCAGCTGATGAAAATCTCACCAGATATTGCATCTCATGTTAGAGAGGAGGCAATGGAGCTTGCTCTTCATATGAAAGCTAATATGAGATTAAGTATTGACAATTCATTGGTGGTTCTAAGTTTCCTAATGATCTTGTCAATTTATAAACTAGTATCCTCCTTTGATGAAGATGAAGTTTTAAAGCTTTTTGAAATTGTTGCTCACCACAAGCCAGCTATTGAGGTCTTCCAGATGATTGGTTTCGCAGATAAAATCTCTG ATTTTGTTGAGAATCTTATCAAGAATGAGCAGTATATCGAAGCTGTCAGATTCATTTGTGCATATGACTTGGCAGAGAAGAATCTAGCGGCTGATCTCTTTCGAAAACATGTGAACAAGGCAAAATTGACATGTGAGAGCAGTTGCAAGGAACCTAAGTCTATTAAG ATCAAAGccgcaaaacaagaaatcacaaGCCTCAAAACTGTTCTGCAGTGCATTTCGGAGAACAACCAAGAATGTGAAGATCTGGTTAAGGAGATTCAAGATCGCATTCTAGAGGTAGAAAAGCTTAAGAGAATGATTGTAACGacatctataaaaaaaaatttacaatacCTTTTGTAA
- the LOC107462265 gene encoding uncharacterized protein LOC107462265 has product MATSISSDHRQLDYHVICARIFPLVRADASVSIKVLQEATEATYGFKPSYRKVWLAKQKAVAQIYSDWEESYADLPRWILGVTFTMDGSIALLKTSPVRVGDQVDEERVYFHCMFWTFPPCVEAFCHCKPLISIDGTHLYGKYGGTLLLAIAQDGNSNILSVAFALVEGKNAESWSYFLYNLRRHVTPQEGILVISDRHNGIKAALESPDNGWRPPHAYRAFCIRHVAANFALTFKGQDVRRWLVNAAYAKTEVEFDYWFDIMRSENPAMCDWANRMDYEMWFDNL; this is encoded by the coding sequence ATGGCCACATCGATTTCGAGCGACCACAGGCAGCTTGATTATCATGTGATTTGTGCAAGAATCTTTCCATTGGTTAGAGCTGATGCGTCGGTATCGATTAAGGTGTTGCAAGAGGCAACTGAGGCAACATATGGTTTCAAGCCAAGTTATCGGAAGGTGTGGTTGGCAAAACAGAAGGCAGTAGCACAGATCTACAGCGATTGGGAGGAGTCATATGCGGATCTACCCCGCTGGATCCTTGGGGTCACATTCACCATGGACGGTTCCATTGCTCTGCTGAAGACCTCCCCGGTTAGAGTGGGTGACCAGGTTGATGAAGAAAGAGTATACTTTCATTGTATGTTTTGGACATTCCCTCCATGTGTTGAGGCATTCTGCCACTGTAAGCCACTCATTAGTATCGATGGGACACACTTGTATGGTAAGTATGGAGGGACCTTGTTGTTGGCGATTGCTCAGGATGGAAATTCGAATATTTTGTCTGTTGCGTTTGCACTAGTGGAGGGGAAAAATGCTGAGTCTTGGTCATATTTTCTGTACAATCTTAGAAGACATGTTACTCCACAGGAAGGTATTCTCGTCATCTCTGACAGACACAACGGCATCAAGGCTGCGCTGGAGTCACCAGATAATGGTTGGCGACCTCCGCATGCTTATAGGGCATTTTGTATTCGGCATGTTGCTGCAAATTTTGCCCTCACCTTCAAGGGGCAGGATGTTAGGAGGTGGCTGGTTAACGCCGCTTATGCGAAGACTGAAGTAGAATTTGACTATTGGTTTGATATAATGAGGTCAGAGAACCCAGCCATGTGTGATTGGGCAAACAGGATGGATTATGAGATGTGGTTCGATAACTTATGA